Proteins co-encoded in one Brassica oleracea var. oleracea cultivar TO1000 chromosome C4, BOL, whole genome shotgun sequence genomic window:
- the LOC106342034 gene encoding EIN3-binding F-box protein 1, which yields MSQIYSFAGESEFYRRGSNPKEANIFLSLGSLVDCYYPPCKRSRVVAAPSLFSAFEEEKPVSIDVLPDECLFEIFRRLPGPQERTACAFVSKHWLTLVTSIRQSELDVVDHKTEDDSEGCLSRSLDGKKATDVRLAAIAVGTAGRGGLGKLSVRGSDKVSDLGLRSIGRNCPSLGSLSLCSLSAVTDIGLLEIAEGCPQLEKLDLSRCPAITDKGLVAIAKSCPNLSELTLEACSNIGDEGLQAVARSCSKLKSVSIKNCPLVRDQGIAALLSNTTCSLTKLKLQMVNVTDVSLAVVGHYGLSVTELVLAGLSHVTEKGFWVMGNGIGLQKLNSLTITACQGVTDTGLESVGKGCPNMKKALISKSPLLSDNGLVSFAKGSLSLESIQLEECHRVTQFGFFGSLLNCGAKLKAFSMVNCLGIRDLATGLPASSHRSGLRSLSVRNCPGFGDANLAALGKLCPQLEDIELCGLKGVTESGFLHLLQNSLVKVNFSVCSGLTDRVVSAISARNGLTLEVLNMDGCSKISDASLVSIAANCQILSDLDLSKCSVSDFGIQALASSEKLKLQILSMAGCSRVTDKSLPSIVKLGSTLLGLNLQQCRSVSCSTVDFLVERLYKCDILS from the exons ATGTCTCAGATCTATAGCTTTGCTG GTGAAAGTGAGTTTTACCGTCGTGGCTCAAATCCAAAGGAAGCTAACATTTTCCTGTCCCTCGGTAGCCTCGTTGATTGCTATTACCCTCCTTGCAAGAGGTCTCGCGTCGTCGCTGCGCCTTCGCTCTTCAGTGCGTTCGAGGAGGAGAAGCCAGTCTCTATCGACGTCCTTCCTGATGAGTGCCTCTTTGAGATCTTCAGGCGTTTACCTGGCCCACAAGAGAGGACCGCTTGCGCTTTCGTCTCCAAACACTGGCTTACTCTTGTAACCAGCATCCGACAAAGCGAGCTTGATGTTGTTGACCACAAAACCGAAGATGACTCTGAAGGATGCTTATCTAGGAGCTTAGATGGGAAGAAGGCTACTGATGTTAGACTAGCTGCCATCGCCGTTGGAACTGCTGGCCGTGGTGGACTCGGGAAACTCTCTGTTCGCGGAAGCGACAAGGTTTCGGATCTTGGTCTTAGGTCGATTGGTCGGAACTGCCCTTCTCTCGGCTCTCTTTCCCTGTGTAGCCTTTCTGCTGTTACTGATATTGGTCTCTTGGAGATCGCCGAGGGTTGCCCTCAGCTTGAGAAGCTTGACCTGAGCCGTTGCCCTGCAATCACCGACAAGGGTTTGGTGGCGATTGCCAAGAGCTGCCCTAACTTGAGCGAGCTTACACTGGAGGCTTGTTCGAACATCGGAGATGAAGGCCTGCAAGCTGTTGCACGATCTTGCTCCAAGCTTAAGTCGGTGTCTATCAAGAACTGTCCTCTCGTCAGGGATCAAGGAATCGCCGCGCTATTGTCTAACACCACGTGTTCCCTGACGAAGCTTAAGCTTCAGATGGTTAATGTCACTGATGTGTCTCTTGCTGTCGTGGGTCATTACGGCTTGTCGGTCACTGAACTTGTGCTCGCTGGTCTGTCTCACGTGACCGAGAAGGGATTCTGGGTGATGGGAAATGGTATCGGACTGCAAAAGTTGAACTCTCTAACCATCACAGCCTGCCAGGGAGTGACCGACACGGGGCTTGAATCTGTGGGGAAGGGATGTCCGAACATGAAAAAGGCGTTGATCAGTAAATCCCCGTTGTTATCTGACAACGGTTTGGTCTCTTTTGCGAAGGGTTCTTTGTCATTGGAGAGTATTCAGCTTGAAGAGTGCCACAGGGTCACCCAGTTTGGGTTTTTTGGTTCTCTTTTGAACTGTGGTGCAAAGCTGAAGGCTTTCTCAATGGTGAACTGTTTGGGGATTAGAGATCTCGCCACGGGGTTACCTGCTTCATCTCATCGCAGTGGTCTACGCTCTCTGTCTGTTCGCAACTGCCCTGGCTTTGGAGATGCAAACCTTGCTGCTCTTGGGAAGCTATGCCCTCAGCTCGAAGATATTGAGCTGTGTGGGCTCAAGGGGGTAACAGAGTCTGGCTTTCTACATCTACTTCAGAACTCTCTTGTGAAGGTGAACTTCAGTGTCTGTTCCGGTTTGACAGACAGAGTCGTCTCTGCCATCTCTGCTCGCAACGGGTTGACTCTCGAAGTCTTGAACATGGATGGATGTAGCAAGATCTCTGACGCCAGTCTAGTCTCCATTGCAGCAAACTGCCAGATTCTAAGTGATTTGGATCTTTCGAAATGCTCGGTCTCTGATTTTGGGATTCAAGCATTGGCTTCCTCTGAAAAACTCAAACTTCAGATCCTATCCATGGCAGGTTGCTCTAGGGTCACTGACAAGAGCTTACCATCCATCGTTAAGTTGGGTTCGACTTTACTGGGGTTAAATCTCCAACAGTGTCGATCAGTGTCCTGTTCCACTGTCGACTTCTTAGTCGAGAGGCTTTACAAATGTGACATCCTTTCCTGA